ATTGATAGTTGTAATTTATATCTGTATGAAGTAGGTGCTATTCTATGAGTAAAGCACTTATTATTGGCTACTTTTAACTGCCATTTTTTTGACCAGagataaacttaataaatgGCAACAGTAAGATCGTGACTGTAATCGGCATCCTTAAATGAACTGTATAGCTTGATACCGTCAGCATATAACATTAGAGAGCAATTAAGATCTTTTACTATAGAgggtagatcattaatatataacaagaaTGACGTTGAACCCTGTAGAACTCCACTAAGGATGCTTGTTGGATTTGATAGTGAATTTCCAACCAGAACCCTTTGATATCTGTAGAAAAAAAATGCTGATATTTAGAAAAGCAGATTATATATTATGCCGTACAttgcaagttttttcaaaagttttggaTAAGGTACagaatcaaatgcttttgaaaatcaatgtacaCCACGTCTGTAATTAAATTGCTGTCTAAAGCTTTATTCCAGTCATTAGTTGACTCTGGAAGATTTGTGCACGCAGAACTTTTGGATAAAAAGCCGTGTTGATCAGGTGttattagattatttatattaagataatCAGCAATACTTGAACTAACAATACTTTCCATGACACGATAGCTAGTACATGTGAGGAagataggtctataattgtTAGCATCTAAAatagattcttttttaaaaataggggaAACCGAAGCTTGAAGCTTATTTTGGTACCGAGCTTGACGTAAAACGTGATTCAAATATTTATGAAAGCGGAAGCGTATTATATGtgcttattgttttaaaagtatatttggtATACCGTCAGGTCCAAATGATGTgctaggttttaaatttttatgttttgataaactatctttgctgaaaaatctaaaaaatccaTCTTAATATGTTTACtaacaaaagtatttaacaTTGCTAGTAGTAAAGTtgctattgttttttaaaagatttattttttgtggcgttgtttagatttttatttacgtaactaaaaaacttatttgagtTATTTTCTTTGACCGGTTTTTGTTccacattttttaaactgttaaggTGTCTGGCTTCTTaacattttgatatatattggaTAAATGCCTTATTGTGCAAGATGGTCTTAGTGATCGACCATCTTTtccataaaaatgatttacgaattagcattttataaatatactttggataataaagactttttttctCATGGTATATTGTTCTGATTGGAACAAAACAATCAATACCTTTACGAAGATGATCAGAAAAGATGTTCCAATACTCttcagttgtaaaaacaaaagaaaaatcaaacaaaagaaaaatcccaatttatttttgataaatgagaaataaaaccaattaaatctGTATAACTGAGATCGTAAAAAGATTTAGAGTTTATTTCGGGTTAATAATAATCAAAGGTGTTTATATGAAAAAGGACGGAGTTAAGGTCGCTTGTACTAAATGGACACTTAACAGAATTATTTCTTAATGGGGaaataatatttgaaagaaCAAGGttaagaatattattttctttagtgGGCTCCAGTACATATTGGTGGATTCCAATACTGtttactaaagttaaaaaaagattatgacaTTTCACATTTGGCAAAACGTAGTTAATCCAATCAATTTTCGGTAAGTTGAAATCTTCAACAATGACAAATTGAGGAACAGATTCACAAAGATGCTAATTATTGAAATCATTGATTCAAGATAGATTGTTGACGTCAACTTGTCTAGACCTCACCTCCCCCATgtcaacaattttcaaaaaaattcaaacccTTTTTCCaccctattttgttgacgtgATTAAAGGAAAGCCTCTAAACTTAACGTTGagtaaggcgttttgaaaaacggctgtaGAAATGCATCTGTTCAAAATAATGGGCGTACGCTATACATATGCgttacttaaataatataaattttgtccttttataattttttacaaattaatattttgcaactactaagaatttaaaataattgcaacAAGTTTAAAGACTACTgattaatatacattaaaaaagaaagtttttccaAACGAAACCTGGGGTTTAGTTTAGTAAACCGAATACTTAATCCATTGCGCCAAtcaaaacaatgaaaacaaaattgtttgaaaaatatatatttttcaattatatacaatatttacaaaaatattttgatagaaaaatgttagaaaaatatttacaaaataatcaaatttttgatatatataaaaaagtttaaataaataacagcCATTGATCCgataagataaaatataatttttatttctttattttaatgtaaataaaacaacctaTAGAATTAACCACTAAgagattttgaaatttattaaatactaaattgGACACAGCCAGTAATGGGCTCGACATTTTAATTCATCTGTATAAAAAGCTTTAGTTTTCGGTGCACCAGCACATCTGCATTTAAAAGCAGGTTTATTACCAACATTTTCGTAAATCAAACCATTTTCTTCGCCTCCCATACAAGTAACTCCAATAATTAAGAAGCCCTAAAGTTATAATTGTAATTAAGGTgtattaaaaaatctacaaaGTACATACGTCTGAatgtattataaacaaaaatacttctGAAAATATACCTACAGGAATAATTGATTCAAATATATCTGCAGGTTTTAATTTGAAACACGTCTACATATAATACTGCTAAACACATCTGCAGATATAAATACATgaaaagctaataaaaataataaaataaaatacctcTTCGCTTTCAACCTTAGCTTCAACCATAGATAAACTGACTTCAAATTTATAGGTAGATGATACTATTTTGGTTCTGAActcacatttttttatataataatcgcCAGGTGGTCCAGGTGGTCCAGGAGGTCCttgttgaaaagttttaaagacactctaaaatcataacaaataatacatcaaaaaaatttttgataaatatttaaaagtcaaatttataaattttaaatttatttgtaataaaaaaaaactgtttaagtttttattagcAAACTATTGAACAATTATTAGCAAATATACTTGTAATACATGTATAAATCAAAagcatttaaaacttatattgaCGATTATACATAGAACATAAAtactaaaatagaaaatttattttactgaaTAAGTTGGTtatctgttttaaatttaaaacacaatgtgttttaaatttacaagAGAGCGGCCGTGGCACAGTGGTTTGAGTCCTGGCTCAGACCCAATAGGTCACAGATTTGATGACCTTAACAAtttattaacagtgccatgttgcgcatggatggtgtccctgtttgtacttttggtgtgcattgcggaggccacatttggagccctttgttacggcttatggtttattagtagtaatgaggcaattgcttgggctattaaacggtgttctgagtactatctatgctttgagtcGAGTTCttcaatctaatttaaaaatgaataaagtaccaaaaactataaaacacaaaaaaccatcatcatcaccaagttctctaaacctatcattcactaatattcgtggtttttgaagtaacttttcttctgttgagtcttatctcttgcaaagttcaccagacctacttgctctttgtgagtctaatttgagttcagctgtctcatcttgtgatcttagtgttgatggttatcttcctctgatttgtaaagactccaatagtcacatgcttggcctgggcatttacattcgtaaaaaTTCACCtgtttgtcgtgaaactaggtttgaatccacagactattctttcatgcgcttttgtttagcaccacttcactctattgcctttctctttgttctatatcgctctccttcatctcaagactgcactctttttgatgttatttctgatcatattgaccaagctctctctctttatccatcagctaatatagttgttgtcggtgactttaatgctcaccactctgaatggcttggctctagtgtcagtgactctgcaggcattaaagcccacaacttttgcctttctcaatccctaactcaaatagtcaactttccaactcgctttcctgacaaccctaatcatttaccttctctactcgacttatgtcttgtttctgatcctagtcagtgctccacattcacccttaggtgcttctgatcacagtttgatctctttaaaactaatatctcattcttcttcatcaccTGAATACCCCTATTATCGAACCTCTTACAACTACagtaaagctgactgggattctttccgtgattttcttcgtgatggcccttgggtagaaatctttcaacTTCCTGtcgacaaatgtgcttcttacataacttcgtggattcaggctggcatggaatcttttattccctctcgacgattccaggtcaagcctcactctcctccatggttttcctctcaCTGTGCTGCTGCGATTGtcaatcgaaaccgttacttccatatttatcaacaaaacaattctccagaaaacagacatctgtttattactgctagaaacaactgtaaaaaggttttgtctaacgccaaaacccgctattctcaggtcatgaaatctcgtatctcatctcaaaaattaggctctcgtgacttctggagaatctttaataatatcaataataaggggAAATCTAtaattccacctctcttgtatggttcagactttgtcacctcacctaaagacaaagccgaactgtttgctaaaaactttttatcaatatcatctcttgattccactaattgcgttctacctgatattgTCAACAAACAGATTGAtctattgcttgacattcgtatcactccagcttctgtatttaaagtgatttcctgcctAGTTTCTTCTACAAATTGTGGCCCGGACAATATACCTGTTAttgtcttgcagaagtgttctccggagctgtcgtctatactctcaaaactattcaacaagtgcttatcagagtcttgttttccagcctgctggaaagccgCATTTGTTATCCCTATCTTCAAAAATTCTGGGGAgcaatctgattcgtctaactaccgtcccataagtcttcttcctatcataagcaaggtttttgaatctttaattaacaaacactctATTTCTCATcatgaatctaataacttactttctgaccatcaatatggatttcgatcttctcgttctacagctgatttgctaacagtaataactgacaggttttatcgtgcattagatgaaggtggagaggttaaggccatcgctcttgacatttcaaaagcgtttgataaagtttggcatgctggtcttcttcataagctttcttcttatggtgtatccggcaacatctttaagatcattgaatccttcctttccaatcgtagcataaaagttgtcctcgatggacaacactcttcttcttattctgtaacttcaggggttcctcaaggttctatccttggccctatactctttttaatttacattaacgatcttccagatattctcacatctaaggtggcattgtttgctgatgatactaccatttattcttgtcgtGATAAGAAACCAACACCCTCTGATAGcctggagggggcatttgagcttgaaaagggtctcacttctgctacagcatggggctcacagtttaattcagataaaactcaatcgttatcgcaataatttagatcttcctatatttatgaatagtgatgtactcgatgagtcacctactcttcatcttctaggattaactcttacttccaatctttcttggaaaccatatatcaaatcggttgcaaaattagcatctgctaaggttgcatctctttatcaagctcgccactttcttactctggattctattctctatctctataaatctcaaatccggcctggtatggaatactgttgccatatctggggcggatcttctaatgatgccctttctcttttagacaaggtgcaaaaacgcattgtaaacatagttggacctgctcttgcagccaaccttcaaccattatcacatcgtcgttgtgctgcttctctttctcttttctacaaatactataatgggcactgctctaaagagctagcgtctcttgtgccatctactaaaattcattctcgtgttacccGTCATTCATATAAGtgtcatcctttttctgtgactgttcctaagtgctccaaaaacgcttattcgtctagtttttttcctcgaacatcagttctttggaatttgcttccttcatcttgctttcctgattcatataatttgcaatcttttaaatcgtccgtcaatcgttatcttgctctacaatcttcatcttttctcttacagtaacttccaactttaaTTAGTGgctgcttgcagccttgttggaagcgaagatgtttaaaaaaaaattttgtcttaaTGACTATGGTCATATAAACAAAACTGTTAAGGACATATACACTTCCTTATATAGGACATAAAACTTCcttaacaattttgtttatatgACTATGATcatataaacaaaattgttaaggaaggaggcatgaacttcctcGTTATAGGCTCTTCCACAGTGCTCTGTAATAAAACTGTCAGCTCTGTCAGAGCAccgcaaaaattaaaaagtgttttaaataatgtCTTTCATAAATTGTGCTttcacaattaattttaaaaactttaattttcagTTAATAGTGAGACTTTTTTTCATCGACCACAAccaagatattatttttattttataatttcaatattcACCTTCCATCATACATggtaaataattcaaaaaaatatatatgaatacaattccagtaaaatatttaaaaataatgacagtttaaaaaaaatagagcaattataacaataaaaatttttgttgctattattgcataatatcatgaataaaaaaatagagtacttttgtttgcatatttcatttgtttttagcattattttacGCACAGGGATTatccaggtcatattttaaaatccagaaaattttttcctaaaaatatccggaaaatatttatgagaaatatccggaaatatacacattttttgtaactaagaaaaaatttttcagatttAATAAACCCTATTTCAAtaagtattcaaatatttttctatgaaagaaaaatatttgaatacttaTTGAAATAGGGTTTATTAAAtctgatttatataaaaaaaactattaaattaaattacactaGATTTTCAAGTGGCCTagttgaaataattaataataaacaggGATGCAAAGTCTGAGTCCGGAGTCCCTGTTTTTACCAGGAGTCGTGTGGCCTATGTCATAAAATTGTTGGAGCACATCAACTTAGACTGCATATGACAAACGCTCGAgcatataaattgttaaaaaatgtgcGGTGTGATTATGGCATGCATCACCTATAGCATACTGtgcttttaaagaatataagagTTGAATCACATCATATGCAGTGTACAAAGAAACCTTTGGCGTACACTGATAGCTTAATGCCGAATTATTCTTAGACTAAGGGTGACATTGCATTGGCTTTTCTGTAGGAGAAcacaatgaaaattttaattataattagtataGCGCTTCAGTTTCTGACATAAAAACCGGGATAATGGCAACCCTAGCTTAGGCACAATTATTTACACACCCAAACCTGTGCTGATGCAAAagtaaaagaaagtatttttctaATGTGTTTTCCTAATAATATTGCTTAAAAACTCTGGttaattgacttaaaaaaagtataataagtAGAGTCCAAGTCCCTATTTTTTGACGCCATAGTCCAGAGCCCCTAAAAATTGATAGGACTTTGCATccctaataataaatatatgcatacatataagaaaaaattagttGCACACGCTTATAAGTAATGCCCTGACCTAACTAAATATAGCATAGAGTAATTAATGAATAATACCTTTACTGTTTTAATTATCTAATGACaaagttacaaatatttttaacttgtattttcagaaaactatttggatatctggaaaaactaaaattttaaagaaaaatccaAAACTTTGgaaaaatcttgaaaaagatAATCACTATACATTAAACATAGGTTCTTATGCCTAAGAATCTTATAATGgctttcaaataattaattgcCAAGTTAGGATGCATATATTTGGGACCATATAGATATGCTGACTGAAAAAATACTGACGCCAAATACCATAATACCATTTTTCCAAACTCtacaagttttttcttttaaaacttcacATTTTGCATATATACAAACTGAATTATCAATAGAAAGTGAATACTTACATAGTTGCTTTCGAGAAACTTTACATGGTTTTGCAATGATGCCTagaaacaatttgatttttcaaacaaaaaacacaaaaaaactaagcaataaaatacttgtgtattaaaaataaaaataataacactcaccaacatttttttaagataagttatattattttctaactCTGTGAACTTTTCTACATCCATTGCATGTCCTCCTTTCAATGATGCACTAGAACTGACTGGAATATATACctctaattataaaaaatatttttactgtaaacttccagcaaaaataattttgtgggTGTCTATATATgcttatgtatgtatgtatgtatgtatgtatgtatgtatgtatgtatgtatgtatgtatgtatgtatgtatgtatgtatgtatgtatgtatgcatgcatgcatgcatgtatgtatgtatatatgtatgtaagtatgtatgcatgtaaggcatatatacatatatatatatatatatatatatatatatatatatatatatatataaatatatatatatatatatatgtatatatatatgtatatatatatatatatatatatgtgtatatatatatgtatatatatatgtatatatatataaaataaaagttgttttgacattattttttttaaacctttaaaaataataatataatattaagttaaataaacttattaaactattattattaaatacttaatattatatttataatcttaagtatttaataataaaaatatcatactATTGGTGTTGATAAacacacaataaaaaatgaaaactataataaacataatagttctatatattctattaaattatatacatttcaggataacttaaaaaatcatttttaaacttttgaaagtGCAAGCTAACATTTTTTCactttaacaataataaaaaagattttaaaaaagcacgCTTTGAAGAAAGCAATATTTTAGCatagtttcttttaaagtaattgcaaatacattaattttaactaaaattttgcaTCCTTTTGTAAATGCATGTTAAAACCATGCTAAACATAATTCCTTTCTTCAGTAGGGTgcatcacaaaatttttttttttaatttcagttgtctgctattttattttgttttaccaGCTGACATGAGCATtatgttggaaaaaaaaaaaatttggacaATATTTAGAGGTCCCCCAGGCCCTTGATAGTTTTGCAGATTTTAATTAACAGAATAAGccctaaataaattattataatatttagtcTTTGGTTTCTATGTTTTTAATCTTTGGTAGCCAtgtttaattttgatgtttttgttcTTTCTTTCATAGTTTCACGAAATGGATTTGAACGATAATGCAATATTAGACAAAGCAGTAACACCTCCTAAACCTAATAAACTCGACAATTTAATTCTTTCTTCACCGGTGGCAGTCAGTCATCAAAAACTCTAGAATCCGGGTCAAAAACTAAACGACAAACTCGACTAGCCATGGACAAATATTTGGGTTAGGAACCTTAGTTTGTGTTGATGATGGAACAATAACTGGCATTCAGCTGCCAACATGTATGCAGGTTTTGAGGTGTATGATGTACTACGCAAATGTTGCTACAAAATCTCAGCGACCAGGGTCTGTCGGTGCTCCTGCTAGATTCACAACTGCAAAGATCGTGCTAgaccaaattaaaaaattctatgaaaAAGCCAACATTCCAATGGTTACAGATCGTAGAGCTTGCGAAAAAATTGTCAAACTGCTTGATGATAACAACAAACTTCGTTCGATAGAAAAAAGTCGACGTGACACTCCATCCACGAAACAAAAACTGGAGGAAATGCAGACTATGTTGGCATCAACTTTTCAGCTCTGGTCTCCAAATGTGAAAAGTCTCATTAAGAATGCAGAGGATCTGGCATTTTTTGACTCAATGAAAGGTGACAGAACTGCCAGTTTTGGGGCTTTTGTCAAGacacttgcaaaaaaaatatccaGACGCCATTGTCGAAATGCCACAGAAATTGAGCGTATGAAGTGAGCACATCGTGAGATTGAAACATCATCAGCCATGGTATCATCTGAAGTCGTGTTAAGCGACGAGGGCAATAGTATCTGATCTAACAGTTCCGCTTCGGAAGATGATGTAGATTTCGAAGctgcaacaaaagaaaaaatttcaaaacgaCAAAGACTTCCACTGGGAACAACAGCATTCATACCTACAAACGTGTTTAGCCGACCAAGTCTTGTGTCACTGGCAACTTGATTGAAGATGGTGCCAACACAACAAGCAGCATTCACACAAGGATTGATAAATGAGTCCGGAGGCGATGTTTCTATGGTTGCTGCTTCTTATGCAAGTGCGGATTGTTCACAACGCAAGGTAGTAAGTGCAATAAAATCCACGATGATTGGGTACCACCTAAACTGTGTTCCTTGCATTGGGATGGAAAAATGACTTCAACTCTTAGGAATCATCGTATTACAGAAGAACGCATGACTGTGATTGTGGGCGATGCTAAGCAGATTAAGTTGCTGGGGGTTCCAAGTTATTTCAAAGCCACAGACCAAACATGCGGACAAGTCATAGCTGAATTAACAATGAAGCTGATGACCGAGTGGAATTGTAATGATAGAATTGTGAATATGACATTTGACACAACAAGCTCAAACACTGGCCACTTGACAGCTGCTTGTATTGCCATACAAGATAAATTGCAACGTGCTGTCCTTTGGTCAGGCTGTCGCCATCATATTGGCGAAGTAATTCTTTCACATGTTTTCACGGATCTAGAGATTGAAGCATCAAAATCACCAGATGTCACATTATTTACAAGACTTCGCAGTAATTGGGATTTGGTATCACATAATTCCTCTTAAGTACTTCCATTCCATCCAGCTGATTATGGCATGCAGGCTCAAGAGCTCCTGGCAATGATAAAAGATGAGGTGATCGCTCTAGTCAACGAACAGGTTGAATTTCTACGTGATGACTACCAAGAATTTTCCGAGCTATTGCTAGTCTACCTGTCTGCTTCCAATGGTGAAGTGAATTTTAGAAGACCTGGTGCTCTGCATAAGGCTCGCTGGATGGCCAAGCTTATCTATAGCCTCAAAATTGCACTTTTAGAATCACAAATTGCAGAACTTTCACCGGGAATATTACCAGTCGCCACCAAGTTACAAAAATACGTGCATTTACAACATTCGTTACTCATATTTACATCACATGGTGCAAGAAAACCGTAGATGCGCCTTGGAATGATCTATAGCTCTACAAGCGCTTACTGGAATATGAGGTTGTTGACAAAGTTATTTCTCAATCAGCAGTTCAAGCATTAAATCGCCATCTTTGGGATCTAACTGCAGAAATGGTTTCTCTCGCACTGTTCAGTGATCATGTACCTTTGTTGGAACGACAAGCTCTAGCAGATGCTATACTCAAAGTCAAACCGTTGGCTGATCTGCAAGCGCCACTCAATCGATTTGGTAATGGATGGGGTAAACCACGGTTTCCATTGTCCATTGATCGTTTAACACAGCTGTGCGACCTTGTTCAGGTTGATTCATGGTTCACAATTTATCGTCTTCAATTGGATACCAACTTTTTACAACTTCCTGTCAATGAGTGGAACAAGTCTGCTGCTTATATATTGAGTAATGAAAATGTTGCAGCAGTGAATGTTGTAAATGATGGTGCCGAGAGAGGTGTTAAACTAGCATCGGATTTTGTCGAAACTGCCCAATCGGatgaacattttcaaaacattcttcAGGTAGTCGAAAAAGATCGCAAAGACATTCTGAATCTGCGcctcaaaagaaaaaatgtaacaacaaaacaaaactaactGGCATTCTGATAACTGCATTATATGCAAAAATGTTAATCACAGTCAAACTGTTTCAGATTTCAACAATTtcaacttttacattttaaaatttatatttagactagagatttaacaaaattattcgataatttcaagtaaaattgcagtttttttaaatgtggcTCTAAAACATTGAATTTTGAGGTTTAACATTATTATAGTCAAAATAGACATAATTATACGGAattttctgtgactgtttctGTGATTTATTCAGAGTCGCACATTGGTGGTAATTTGAATAAATGCTTTTCTTCATGGGGGACCTCTAAATGTAAttagattttcaaaatcttttgcCTAAGTTATCTGTAGTCATAATGGAACAAAATAGAAATATAGACAGCTCTGAATTagacattcaatttttttccatgCAGTTGTGATGCACCCTATTCTTCAGTTGCGAACTTAGTTGAAAGTAACGCTATAGAAGTAAtcatgttttagcatggtttcttttaaagtcgTTTTGAATTTAAGTAActgattgttttattattttaaatatgttttttataataaatgaaaagcTACCAATTgcataattatttggaaa
The nucleotide sequence above comes from Hydra vulgaris chromosome 09, alternate assembly HydraT2T_AEP. Encoded proteins:
- the LOC100197871 gene encoding uncharacterized protein LOC100197871 — its product is MTLYEKSSSNFSDEGSQMLSTEEFEMMDIHDYANPQELKKSLEKADGLKKKNLVYEPLPPRNKTNGFTKTACSPSYEEKLLVQNKKSFMKERLQRFLIVVIILMSLGSFTLSVLTTFGVTQASCNKCIKEVYIPVSSSASLKGGHAMDVEKFTELENNITYLKKMLASLQNHVKFLESNYSVFKTFQQGPPGPPGPPGDYYIKKCEFRTKIVSSTYKFEVSLSMVEAKVESEEGFLIIGVTCMGGEENGLIYENVGNKPAFKCRCAGAPKTKAFYTDELKCRAHYWLCPI